The Plasmodium yoelii strain 17X genome assembly, chromosome: 8 genome includes a region encoding these proteins:
- a CDS encoding elongation factor Tu, whose protein sequence is MIYNLSFWRILRISIFIIFLFNFTYVCNIKYNVINKKNVSLVSDTLICREKRQKWWLWKTPSFLKRHSFSRIIKCCDKEQNNIGHFKKSICSLNYIPSFNLLLLLKKWEGLIKKKKNNHNFYEIAHNKITRNINSNWHLSGKGDINDYTKENDSNIYKDEEYNKNQYNDNKNDDTLNKDIVSIANSNLNNEMLHKYNIEQKNVRNFCILAHIDSGKSTLADRFLELTNTIKKKRMQDQFLDMMALERERGITIKLKAVRMNYKNYIFNLIDTPGHFDFYHEVKRSLNVCEGAILLIDGGKGIQAQTLNIFLEIKKHNIKIIPVINKIDLNTCIYDKICDDLVNKFDFKKEEILKISAKYGNNVENVFQRIITDIPYPPIKSNTFFRGVVFDSFYDQYKGVILIIKVLNGFLKKKQKIYFINSKKSYIIQEVGYLTPSMKPTDIIYQGDIAYISSNIRNFDDIEISETIINHDVVQINEQKKKIHINIKKSDFYNTLTNTDQHISNAINSDMDNPVSINFDNKENENLINIKETRCNPEYDLHYSDKKDVVMETNTIKEMSQIENSNIGTDKMHEKNEEFDEINIKDIAADKIDIAYPSVYCNIYSMNDKKCKELEVALNKLKLNDTSFSFKTDICETLGKGFKCGFNGLLHLNIIQERIKREYNVETIITAPSVNYLVKVKEKYIDKKLKAKLIEKNFDINSINIDVGNSESVKKEANETKTQNGMFFMTSNSNDIPQKNYIEHIYEPYVKTNIITPEEYQKHIMNECFKRRGIFIKKEHINDQIIFTFDMPLSEILINFLDEIKSSTKGFGSMSYENYIIYKQSDLYKIHIYINNKCIESLTFIAHKLNYQEKSKTLVSKLKSLINPHQFLIVIQAAIGSNVFVSEKIKPLKKNVTAKCYGGDITRRRKLLEKQNEGKKKMFTIGKVKLPPGIFTKLFNIKDK, encoded by the coding sequence ATGATTTACAATTTGAGCTTTTGGAGGATATTACGcatttctatatttataatattcctATTTAATTTTACATATGTATgcaatattaaatataatgtaataaacaaaaaaaatgtatccTTGGTCAGTGATACACTAATTTGTCGAGAAAAGCGACAAAAATGGTGGTTATGGAAAACACCCTCTTTTTTAAAAAGGCATAGTTTTAGTaggataataaaatgttGTGATAAAGAACAGAATAATATAGGCCATTTCAAAAAATCAATTTGTTCGTTGAATTATATTCCAAGTTTTAATCtcctattattattaaaaaaatgggaaggactcataaaaaaaaaaaaaaataatcacaACTTTTATGAGATAgcacataataaaataacgAGAAATATAAATTCAAACTGGCATCTATCAGGAAAGGGAGATATAAATGATTATACTAAAGAGAACGATAGCAATATTTATAAGGACgaagaatataataaaaaccaatacaatgataataaaaatgatgataccCTCAACAAAGACATTGTGTCAATTGCAAATTccaatttaaataatgagATGTTGCataaatataacattgaGCAAAAAAATGTTCGTAATTTTTGTATCCTAGCACATATTGATAGTGGTAAATCGACTTTAGCTGATAGATTTTTAGAATTAACAAAtacgataaaaaaaaaaagaatgcAAGATCAGTTTTTAGATATGATGGCACTTGAAAGGGAAAGAGGGATAACTATTAAATTAAAGGCAGTTCgtatgaattataaaaattatatttttaatttaatcgACACACCTGGtcattttgatttttatcATGAAGTTAAAAGATCACTAAATGTTTGCGAAGGTGCAATTTTGCTAATAGATGGAGGTAAAGGTATCCAAGCACAAActcttaatatatttttagaaataaaaaaacacaatataaaaataattccagtaataaataaaatcgatttaaatacatgtatatatgataaaatttgTGATGATTTGGTAAACAAAtttgattttaaaaaagaagaaattttaaaaatatcagCAAAATATGGAAATAATGTAGAAAATGTGTTTCAAAGAATCATAACGGATATACCTTATCCTCCTATAAAATCAAATACATTTTTCAGAGGTGTTGTTTTTGATTCTTTTTATGATCAATATAAAGGAGTAATATTAATCATTAAAGTATTAAATGgatttctaaaaaaaaaacaaaaaatttattttataaatagtaaaaaatcatatattatacaaGAAGTGGGTTATTTAACCCCTAGCATGAAACCAACTGATATAATATATCAAGGggatattgcatatatttcttCAAACATTAGAAATTTTGATGATATTGAAATTAGTGAAACTATAATCAATCATGATGTGGTTCAaataaatgaacaaaaaaaaaaaatacacataaatattaaaaaaagcgATTTTTATAACACACTGACAAATACTGATCAACACATTTCTAATGCTATTAATAGTGATATGGATAATCCTGTCAGCataaattttgataataaagaaaatgaaaacttaataaatataaaagaaactCGATGTAATCCAGAATATGATTTACACTATTCTGATAAAAAGGATGTAGTTATGGAAACAAACACAATAAAAGAAATGAGCCAAATCGAAAATTCAAATATTGGTACAGATAAAATgcatgaaaaaaatgaagaattcgacgaaataaatataaaagatattGCGGCGGATAAAATAGACATTGCTTATCCATCTGTTTATtgcaatatatatagtatgaatgataaaaaatgcaaagaACTAGAAGTTGcattaaataaattgaaACTAAATGATACATCCTTTTCATTTAAAACAGATATATGTGAAACATTAGGAAAGGGTTTTAAATGCGGGTTTAATGgattattacatttaaatataatccAAGAAAGAATCAAAAGAGAATATAATGTAGAAACTATTATTACAGCCCCTTCAGTAAATTATTTAGTAAAggtaaaagaaaaatatatagataaaaagTTAAAAGCAAAgttaatagaaaaaaactttgatataaatagtattaatatagatgttGGAAATTCTGAATCTGTGAAAAAAGAAGCAAATGAAACTAAAACACAAAATGGGATGTTTTTTATGACCAGTAATTCAAATGATATACCtcagaaaaattatattgaacatatatatgaaccttatgttaaaacaaatattattacaCCTGAAGAATATcaaaaacatataatgaaTGAGTGTTTTAAAAGAAGAggaatttttataaaaaaggaaCATATAAATgatcaaataatttttactTTTGATATGCCATTATCAGAAATTTTGATTAATTTTttagatgaaataaaatcaTCAACTAAAGGTTTTGGGTCAATGAgttatgaaaattatattatatataaacaaagtgatttatacaaaattcatatatatataaacaataaaTGTATTGAATCCTTGACATTTATTGCACATAAATTAAACTATCAAGAAAAATCTAAAACCCTTGTctcaaaattaaaaagtcTTATTAATCCTCATCAGTTTTTGATTGTTATTCAAGCTGCTATTGGATCAAATGTTTTTGTTTCTGAAAAAATTAAgccattaaaaaaaaatgtaactGCCAAATGTTATGGTGGTGATATAACACGACGTAGAAAATTACTCGAAAAACAAAAtgagggaaaaaaaaaaatgtttaccATAGGTAAGGTAAAATTACCTCCCGGCATTTTCACGAAGTTATTTAACATAAAAGACAAATAA
- a CDS encoding inhibitor of cysteine proteases produces the protein MKSITFFVFNICSILALLSHCEDRDLYSFDIVNETSWLKIAKKIFKGKSPSNFTIIPFNNTGSSDNNEGDKEESVLLIRKKIKSNTKHGSNIISDDSVNDDISNLSLNSTASNFSDNNEEIEDNQKYPTTSYNSFNDPNSNISFNEESEFSEIDSESNLENNIKDINIKNNLEENNTMNEIDNKVDSKYELTGDEKCGNSLKLGNISNQTSQETINQSLSVGETFCIDFEANAGTGYIWALLGVHKNEPIINPENFPTKLTKKPYFSEEISVTQPKRYKIDEHDSSKNVDKENESQDQKESDSKPKKPQMHLLGGPDNMRSVIKGHKAGKYYIVYSYYRPFSPTSGANTKILYVTVQ, from the exons ATGAAAAGTATAACTTTTTTCGtgtttaatatatgttcAATCCTAGCCCTTTTATCACATTGTGAAg ATCGCGACCTATACTCTTTTGACATTGTAAACGAGACCAGTTGGCTAAAAATCGCAAAGAAAATTTTTAAAGGAAAATCTCCTTCAAATTTTACAATCATACCTTTTAATAATACGGGAAGTTCAGACAATAACGAAGGTGATAAAGAAGAATCAGTATTAttaattagaaaaaaaataaaatcaaataCAAAGCATGGTAGTAATATAATATCTGACGATAGTGTTAATGACGATATCAGTAATTTAAGCCTAAATTCTACAGCAAGTAATTTTTCTGATAATAACGAAGAAATAGAAGATAATCAAAAATATCCAACTACTTCATACAACTCATTTAACGACCCTAACTCTAATATATCATTTAACGAAGAATCTGAATTCAGCGAAATAGATTCGGAAtcaaatttagaaaataatattaaagatataaatattaaaaacaatttagAAGAAAACAACACAATGAATGAAATTGATAATAAAGTTGATAGTAAATATGAATTGACTGGAGATGAAAAATGTGGtaattcattaaaattaGGAAATATTTCAAATCAAACAAGTCAAGAAACTATTAACCAATCATTATCTGTTGGTGAAACATTCTGTATTGACTTCGAAGCAAATGCTGGTACTGGATATATATGGGCATTATTAGGAGTACACAAGAATGAACCAATTATAAATCCTGAGAATTTCCCCACAAAATTAACCAAAAAACCATATTTTTCAGAAGAAATTTCTGTTACTCAACcaaaaagatataaaatcGATGAGCATGATAGttcaaaaaatgtagataaagaaaatgaatcacAAGACCAAAAAGAAAGTGATTCTAAACCCAAGAAACCCCAAATGCATTTACTTGGAGGCCCAGATAATATGCGAAGTGTAATTAAAGGACATAAAGcaggaaaatattatattgtttattcatattatagACCATTTTCACCAACTTCCGGAGCAAACACTAAAATTTTATACGTAACTGTCCAATAA
- a CDS encoding zinc finger protein, putative has translation MKKTCEVCKKKTFQYVCPSCEIVYCSLECYKGHNNKCVSNFLENQVNEKIKNNIVREHDIKEFKFKLKKFYDENIEENFPCDKNNDNEHIDGKNNLNIDEEAILGNESSQFKDEKIKNDKEKTQRDSSENEYENMEHSGTDDSETDKINGYSKKWCISNKRYKVLTDLALKDKLTLEDLNQTEKKQFLSFLKNNDMNLYLGTFDPWWLNCVIKKMEIPEHICCNKNVNKNVIFIIIEIIYSYCYLLRIYNKSIYNKEFCYLLLELASSLNRSNMPESNVLNTINNLFQRILENNEIAREKNILYNVITDVTKILDLKDLVLRCLYKTKKIFKKEIGKINKKKDQLYNKGNNASEIIMTFQDQKLFKYINKKIKFLYSYANYHFDDFTKPKEQLSMFYKQQANFIKSNEKREIVLSAKN, from the coding sequence atgaaaaaaacatgtgaagtatgcaaaaaaaaaacatttcaATATGTTTGCCCATCTTGTGAAATAGTTTATTGTAGTCTTGAATGTTACAAAGggcataataataaatgtgttagtaattttttagaaaatcaagtcaatgaaaaaataaaaaataatatagttAGAGAACATGATATAAAagaatttaaatttaaattgaaaaaattttatgatgaaaatattgaAGAAAATTTTCCatgtgataaaaataatgataatgaacATATTGAtggtaaaaataatttgaatataGATGAAGAAGCTATTTTAGGGAATGAGTCTAGCCAATttaaagatgaaaaaataaaaaatgataaggAAAAAACTCAAAGAGATAGTAGTGAAAATGAATATGAGAATATGGAACATAGCGGAACTGATGATAGTGAAACTGATAAGATTAATggatattcaaaaaaatggTGTATAAGCAATAAGCGATATAAAGTGCTTACTGATTTAGCattaaaagataaattaaCTCTAGAAGATTTAAATCAAactgaaaaaaaacaatttttatcatttttaaaaaataatgatatgaACTTATATTTAGGAACATTTGATCCATGGTGGCTTAATtgtgttataaaaaaaatggaaataccTGAACATATATgttgtaataaaaatgtaaataaaaatgttatttttataattattgaaataatatattcttattgttatttattacgaatatataataagtctatatataataaagagTTTTGTTATTTACTATTAGAATTAGCTAGCTCATTAAACCGATCTAATATGCCAGAATCAAACGTATTAAACACTATTAATAACTTATTTCAAAGAATActtgaaaataatgaaattgcaagagaaaaaaatattttatacaatgTTATAACTGATGtaacaaaaatattagaTTTAAAAGATCTGGTTCTTAGGtgtttatataaaacaaaaaaaatatttaaaaaagaaattggaaaaataaataaaaaaaaagatcaATTATACAATAAAGGAAATAATGCTTCAGAAATTATTATGACTTTTCAAGATCAAAaactttttaaatatatcaataaaaaaattaaatttctCTATAGTTATGCAAATTATCATTTTGATGATTTTACAAAACCAAAAGAACAACTATCAATGTTTTACAAACAACAAGCCAATTTCATAAAATCAAATGAAAAAAGGGAAATTGTTTTATCGGCCAAAAATTAA